A part of Salvelinus alpinus chromosome 23, SLU_Salpinus.1, whole genome shotgun sequence genomic DNA contains:
- the LOC139551088 gene encoding TSC22 domain family protein 2-like, which yields MSKMPAKKKSCFQITSVTQAQVAASSATDDTESLDDPDESRTEDVSSEIFDMSRADYEPEVCDRSSSEETLNHVGEQEAPGVIPQVGQLPTMSGPPNECFAIRKVGVAGSHVSQQTLGTGSSSGLPSIAQSRLMQQPAPVTSGVATNVSVSTSQPVVTSSTPTSTTSTTSCSSRFRVIKLDHGTGEPFRRGRWTCTEFYEKDSEGNTVVNRTADNIRHANALDPSADRDSGLGLTGGSVVAPATLSGQGLDSIVDAAALSASHIPPVDTLLQQLHHQNYNMGQPGTATSNAFPTNKPMAVSVQQPALGTIQPAALQNLLVGFNGLPQTGIHVQKSHSVPPAAQTQPLAYPLQQQQPMLQHLPLGHHLSNQPPGLPQNQADYYQHHQPVMEAVASAGQTLSMASLSVGQPMGQGPSPVMTPAAGVPMQGQVGELAAAGGGVSLPLSQPAPGLMGAGIGGVGASMLLGRTSTLQQPVCQYAPTGMPQPLGLHSMPPSAQNVPTAVVAVTTSIAGMPTTVPSASNTAAAVPATMSNLTAFLLPGQQAPMARNGGGVQDLLAAGFDQVEEGSRKVEGLAAAQPPAIAEKNLMKTPEGLHQADNPSVNSLFGIPIQMDWDEDSASGASVVAIDNKIEQAMDLVKSHLMYAVREEVEVLKEQIKELFERNSMLERENAVLKSLANSDQLSQLSVRPADTNSSCSTPPQQGVGQGQPQLHAPPQAQLQTQPSLQAQSQQLQTQPQVLLQLQSQQLQPLSQPQLQLDTSQPPPSQQPQPNVNSA from the exons ATGTCTAAAATGCCGGCTAAAAAGAAGAGCTGTTTTCAGATCACAAGTGTGACACAGGCTCAGGTGGCGGCCAGCAGTGCCACGGATGACACAGAGAGCCTGGACGACCCAGACGAATCACGGACTGAAGACGTGTCTTCGGAAATATTCGACATGTCCCGGGCTGACTACGAGCCGGAGGTATGTGATCGAAGTTCATCTGAGGAAACCCTAAACCATGTAGGGGAGCAAGAGGCACCTGGCGTTATACCTCAAGTTGGGCAGCTACCTACAATGTCGGGTCCCCCAAATGAGTGTTTTGCTATTCGAAAGGTGGGAGTGGCAGGCTCTCATGTTAGCCAGCAAACTCTGGGAACTGGTTCCTCAAGCGGCCTCCCTAGTATCGCTCAGTCCAGGCTCATGCAACAGCCTGCCCCAGTGACCAGTGGGGTGGCTACCAACGTGTCAGTGAGCACATCCCAGCCAGTAGTGACTAGTTCAACCCCTACTTCTACGACGTCGACAACAAGTTGCAGTTCACGCTTCAGGGTCATCAAACTTGATCATGGTACTGGAGAGCCCTTCAGAAGGGGCCGATGGACTTGCACAGAGTTCTATGAGAAAGACTCGGAGGGTAACACAGTGGTTAACAGGACTGCGGATAACATTAGGCATGCCAATGCGTTGGACCCCAGCGCCGACAGGGACAGCGGGCTGGGGTTGACAGGTGGTTCGGTGGTCGCACCGGCGACTCTCTCAGGCCAGGGCCTAGACTCTATAGTGGATGCTGCTGCACTTAGTGCCTCGCACATTCCCCCAGTGGACACACTGCTGCAGCAGCTCCACCACCAAAACTACAACATGGGGCAGCCTGGAACTGCCACATCCAACGCTTTCCCCACCAACAAACCCATGGCTGTCTCAGTTCAGCAGCCAGCTCTGGGCACTATCCAACCCGCTGCCCTCCAGAACCTCCTTGTGGGGTTCAACGGTCTGCCTCAAACTGGCATCCACGTACAGAAATCTCATAGCGTGCCCCCGGCAGCCCAGACCCAGCCACTGGCTTACCCTCTCCAGCAGCAGCAACCCATGCTACAGCATCTTCCACTGGGACACCATCTATCCAACCAACCCCCAGGCCTGCCCCAGAACCAGGCTgactactaccaacaccaccaaccTGTCATGGAGGCAGTGGCGTCGGCTGGCCAGACCCTTTCCATGGCCAGCCTCTCCGTGGGACAACCTATGGGTCAGGGCCCATCGCCAGTCATGACTCCCGCCGCCGGGGTGCCGATGCAGGGCCAGGTAGGGGAGTTGGCAGCAGCGGGGGGAGGTGTCTCTTTACCCCTTAGTCAGCCAGCTCCAGGCTTGATGGGTGCAGGTATTGGAGGTGTTGGGGCCTCCATGCTGCTGGGCAGAACCTCTACCCTGCAGCAGCCTGTGTGTCAGTACGCCCCCACAGGGATGCCTCAGCCCCTCGGGCTCCACTCCATGCCCCCCAGTGCCCAAAACGTGCCTACCGCCGTCGTAGCCGTGACCACCAGCATTGCCGGCATGCCCACCACTGTGCCCAGTGCCTCCAACACCGCTGCAGCAGTCCCTGCCACCATGTCAAACCTGACCGCCTTCTTGTTGCCCGGGCAACAGGCCCCCATGGCCCGCAATGGCGGGGGGGTGCAGGACCTCTTGGCTGCCGGGTTTGACCAGGTGGAGGAGGGCAGTAGGAAGGTGGAGGGCCTCGCGGCGGCTCAGCCTCCCGCCATCGCTGAGAAAAACCTGATGAAGACCCCAGAGGGCCTGCATCAGGCCGACAACCCCTCTGTGAACAGCCTGTTTGGAATACCCATACAAATGGACTGGGATGAGGACAG TGCCTCTGGAGCCAGTGTTGTTGCCATTGATAATAAAATAGAACAAGCCATG GACCTGGTGAAAAGCCATCTGATGTACGCGGTGCGCGAGGAGGTGGAGGTGCTGAAGGAGCAGATCAAGGAGCTGTTTGAGAGGAACTCTATGCTGGAGCGGGAGAACGCCGTGCTGAAATCCCTGGCCAACAGCGACCAGCTGTCTCAGCTCTCTGTCCGACCGGCCGACACAAACTCCTCCTGCAGCACGCCTCCACAGCAAGGGGTGGGCCAAGGCCAGCCGCAACTACATGCTCCACCACAAGCCCAGCTTCAAACACAGCCTTCGCTCCAGGCCCAGTCCCAGCAACTTCAAACCCAGCCTCAAGTGCTGCTtcagctccagtcccagcaacttCAGCCTTTGTCTCAACCCCAGCTCCAGCTTGACACCAGCCAGCCCCCGCCTTCGCAGCAACCACAGCCCAACGTCAACTCCGCTTGA